One Sphingobacteruim zhuxiongii DNA window includes the following coding sequences:
- a CDS encoding glycerophosphodiester phosphodiesterase, with protein MKKIFLLAAMTFIFHVGLIAQTSIIAHRGTWKNSELPQNSIASLNAAIEQKLWGSEFDVHLTKDDVLVVCHDHDFYGLDIEQLTYNELLAKKHPNGESIPTAEEYILAGLKQKKTKLIYELKTSRISKDRTKQAVELSLALVKKLKANKMVEFIAFDYDACLKFRELDKKVKIHYLNGDKSPAEIKEVKLSGIDYNLNVFKKNPTWIKEAKDLKLKVNVWTVNKEEDMNHFLNEKVDYITTDEPELLVKIINK; from the coding sequence ATGAAAAAAATCTTTTTATTAGCTGCTATGACTTTCATATTTCATGTCGGACTAATCGCGCAAACATCTATCATCGCCCACCGAGGCACTTGGAAGAACAGTGAACTTCCGCAAAACTCCATTGCTTCATTGAATGCTGCAATCGAGCAGAAATTATGGGGATCTGAATTCGACGTTCATTTAACGAAAGACGATGTGTTAGTTGTTTGCCATGATCATGATTTTTATGGATTAGACATCGAACAGCTTACCTACAATGAACTTCTTGCTAAAAAACATCCAAATGGGGAGTCTATCCCGACTGCTGAAGAATATATATTAGCAGGTTTGAAACAGAAAAAAACAAAGTTAATCTACGAATTAAAAACAAGTAGAATTAGCAAAGATAGAACAAAACAAGCTGTAGAACTATCCCTAGCATTAGTAAAGAAATTAAAGGCTAATAAAATGGTCGAGTTTATCGCCTTTGATTATGACGCATGCTTAAAGTTTAGAGAATTAGATAAAAAGGTTAAAATTCACTATCTAAATGGTGATAAGTCGCCGGCAGAAATCAAAGAAGTAAAACTGAGTGGAATTGATTACAATTTAAATGTTTTCAAAAAGAATCCTACGTGGATTAAAGAAGCTAAAGACTTGAAACTAAAAGTGAATGTGTGGACGGTAAATAAGGAAGAAGATATGAATCACTTTTTAAATGAAAAAGTTGATTATATTACAACCGATGAACCAGAATTATTGGTAAAGATAATCAACAAATAA
- a CDS encoding nitroreductase family protein: MQNNEILRAIQTRRSVFQASFTDQEVSREDILTILEAANAAPTHKRTQPWRFTIFRNEGLVRLGDELARIYKSVTPAEKYTEATEQNMAKKATQSKAAIAIIVNYTGELPEWEELCATAAAVENMWLAAHSIGLGGYWASPGLINHIGQFLNLEPNQKCIGFFYLGHHQSEEREPVRSSIEEKIRWEE; the protein is encoded by the coding sequence ATGCAAAACAACGAAATATTAAGAGCAATTCAGACAAGAAGATCGGTATTCCAAGCTTCTTTTACAGATCAAGAAGTTAGCCGAGAAGATATATTAACCATTTTGGAAGCTGCTAATGCTGCCCCTACACACAAACGTACTCAACCATGGCGCTTTACTATTTTCCGCAATGAAGGTTTAGTACGCCTTGGAGACGAGCTAGCACGCATTTATAAGAGCGTTACGCCGGCAGAGAAATACACGGAAGCAACGGAACAGAATATGGCGAAAAAAGCAACGCAATCAAAAGCGGCTATTGCTATTATTGTCAACTATACAGGTGAACTTCCGGAGTGGGAAGAGTTATGTGCTACAGCTGCTGCCGTAGAAAACATGTGGCTTGCTGCACATTCCATTGGACTTGGTGGCTACTGGGCTTCCCCAGGCCTAATCAATCATATTGGGCAGTTTTTAAATTTAGAGCCAAATCAGAAGTGTATTGGTTTCTTTTATTTAGGTCATCATCAATCAGAAGAACGCGAACCAGTTCGCTCATCAATTGAAGAAAAGATTAGATGGGAAGAATAA
- a CDS encoding phosphodiester glycosidase family protein produces the protein MYRNYFFKLSQLILFFLFFINVHGYAQSKDSITVVQKKWTSKKVAKGIQWKQGHFDDLFNSVQEVNWVEIDLKRHNKNLFLAADAKTLKPTSQFAEENNALVAINGGFFNMKDGGAVDYIKVNRQVINETVKKSDRANAVLSIDNKKVNIEAASSANVEESAFRDVMLSGPLLIQGTERSVKSKNPFNDNRHPRTAIGITKKDKLILLVVDGRNAQAQGMSLYELASLLKWIGAKDAMNLDGGGSSTLYIKGATPNNIVNYPTDNKKFDHEGQRDVANIIYIKN, from the coding sequence ATGTATCGAAATTATTTTTTCAAGTTAAGCCAACTGATACTTTTCTTCCTATTCTTTATCAACGTGCATGGATATGCACAATCCAAGGATTCCATTACCGTCGTCCAAAAAAAGTGGACCAGCAAGAAGGTCGCAAAGGGAATTCAATGGAAACAAGGACATTTCGATGATCTCTTTAATAGTGTACAAGAGGTCAACTGGGTTGAAATTGACCTTAAACGTCACAATAAAAACCTATTTCTCGCTGCTGATGCGAAAACACTTAAACCGACATCTCAATTTGCTGAAGAAAACAATGCACTCGTTGCTATCAATGGGGGCTTTTTCAATATGAAAGATGGCGGTGCCGTCGATTATATTAAAGTAAATCGACAAGTGATTAATGAAACCGTTAAAAAATCGGATCGTGCAAACGCTGTATTATCGATTGATAATAAAAAGGTAAACATAGAAGCGGCGAGTAGCGCGAACGTTGAAGAATCAGCTTTTCGTGATGTGATGCTTTCCGGCCCACTTTTAATTCAAGGAACAGAGCGTAGCGTGAAGAGTAAAAATCCGTTTAACGACAATAGACATCCACGAACAGCAATTGGCATTACTAAAAAGGACAAGCTTATACTACTTGTTGTTGATGGTAGAAATGCCCAGGCACAAGGCATGAGTTTATATGAGCTTGCGTCGTTACTAAAGTGGATTGGCGCTAAAGACGCGATGAACTTAGATGGCGGTGGCAGTTCAACTTTATATATCAAAGGAGCGACCCCGAACAACATCGTTAACTACCCTACGGATAATAAAAAATTTGACCACGAAGGCCAACGTGATGTGGCCAATATCATCTATATTAAAAATTAA
- a CDS encoding RNA polymerase sigma factor, with protein MNEKELLQHYKQTGNLDSLGKLYSPYMSLLYGVCFKYLQDADQSQDAVMQIFDELIVKLRNYEVDNFKSWLYVYARNYCLMQLRKDKQVTKVDIEDHLYESEQQLNYKEEKRWEEQDFSKLETCMAGLVNEQEQCIRLFYLEQKCYKDIVDLTGFDLSKVKSYIQNGRRNLKICMEKK; from the coding sequence ATGAACGAGAAAGAGCTGCTACAACACTACAAACAAACAGGCAATCTGGATAGCCTGGGGAAGTTATATTCCCCTTATATGTCGCTGCTGTATGGTGTTTGTTTTAAATACCTTCAGGATGCAGACCAGAGCCAAGATGCTGTCATGCAAATATTCGACGAGTTAATTGTGAAACTGCGCAATTACGAGGTCGATAACTTTAAGAGCTGGCTATATGTCTATGCGCGTAATTATTGTTTAATGCAATTACGTAAAGATAAGCAAGTTACAAAAGTTGACATCGAGGATCATCTCTATGAGAGTGAGCAGCAGCTAAATTATAAAGAGGAGAAGCGTTGGGAAGAACAGGATTTTAGTAAGTTGGAGACTTGTATGGCTGGTTTAGTGAATGAACAGGAGCAATGTATCCGTTTATTCTATTTGGAACAGAAGTGTTATAAAGATATCGTCGATTTGACTGGTTTTGACTTGTCAAAGGTGAAGAGCTATATTCAGAACGGGAGACGAAATCTAAAAATTTGTATGGAGAAGAAGTAA
- a CDS encoding endonuclease/exonuclease/phosphatase family protein: protein MKRILISLTLLLFISFSYAQKFKVATFNVATFNIRMKTKADTGNLWDVRKTAVNNLIKYHEFDIFGVQEAFKEQLDDMLAGLPDFQYVGVGRDDGSNKGEHSAILYNAKRFKVLKNGTFWLSGTDTEKPNKGWDAALPRICTWGVFQDKTNGKKFIFMNTHFDHIGTEARVESAKLMLSKAKEFAKDLPLIVTGDFNVDENNPAYFTLAKSDVVQDVYDLSPIIYEPNSTFNAWGKDIKAKGRIDHIFITKPFKVLKYGVLTDTYLGRFPSDHFPVATTLSWK, encoded by the coding sequence ATGAAAAGAATCCTAATCAGCCTTACCTTATTATTATTTATCAGCTTTTCTTATGCTCAAAAGTTTAAAGTTGCAACATTTAACGTTGCAACCTTCAATATCCGGATGAAAACAAAAGCGGATACGGGGAACCTTTGGGACGTACGAAAAACTGCCGTAAACAACCTTATTAAATATCATGAATTCGACATCTTTGGCGTTCAAGAAGCGTTCAAAGAACAACTAGACGACATGCTTGCTGGACTTCCAGATTTTCAATATGTTGGAGTTGGTCGTGATGACGGTTCCAACAAAGGAGAACACTCAGCAATCTTATACAATGCCAAGCGCTTCAAAGTACTGAAGAATGGTACATTCTGGTTATCTGGAACGGATACCGAGAAGCCTAATAAAGGATGGGATGCCGCTTTACCTCGCATTTGTACTTGGGGCGTGTTTCAAGACAAAACCAATGGCAAGAAATTCATTTTCATGAATACACATTTTGACCACATTGGAACGGAAGCACGCGTAGAGAGTGCCAAGTTGATGTTATCGAAAGCTAAGGAATTTGCGAAAGATTTGCCTTTAATCGTCACTGGAGATTTCAATGTTGATGAAAACAATCCCGCTTATTTCACATTAGCTAAAAGTGATGTCGTTCAGGATGTGTACGATTTATCACCTATCATCTATGAGCCAAACTCAACATTTAATGCATGGGGAAAAGATATTAAAGCAAAAGGACGCATAGATCACATCTTTATTACTAAACCATTTAAAGTATTAAAGTATGGCGTCTTGACAGATACCTATCTTGGTAGATTTCCGTCAGACCACTTCCCTGTCGCGACTACTTTAAGTTGGAAATAA
- a CDS encoding DUF4197 domain-containing protein codes for MKNSFKIILGASVLFLSGCESLNTGGFTLPPQGTGTTGTGSTTTPTGSTGTITQTEASQGVKQALNNGLNESIRVLSLKDGFLGDAAVKILMPDEAKKVESALRAVGMGSLCDQFITSMNRAAETAVKEASTVFVNSLSRMTVTDAFNILLSSQQDAATQFFKKSTTAELSSKFSPIIQSAMGKNNVSTYWNQLTSAYNKLPLGNKIETDLTSYVTQRAISGLFVKVADQELKIRQNLGGSRNTNILNKVFGWADQQK; via the coding sequence ATGAAGAATTCATTCAAAATAATACTAGGTGCGTCAGTGCTTTTCCTATCTGGTTGTGAAAGTTTAAACACTGGTGGTTTTACACTTCCTCCACAAGGTACAGGTACTACAGGCACTGGATCCACCACTACACCGACTGGTAGTACAGGAACAATCACGCAAACCGAAGCTAGTCAAGGTGTAAAACAAGCACTTAACAATGGCTTAAATGAAAGTATTCGTGTTTTATCGCTTAAAGATGGTTTCCTTGGGGATGCCGCAGTAAAGATATTGATGCCTGATGAAGCGAAGAAAGTGGAGTCGGCATTACGCGCCGTCGGAATGGGGAGTCTTTGTGACCAATTTATCACCAGCATGAACCGAGCTGCAGAAACAGCAGTAAAAGAAGCTTCTACCGTTTTTGTCAATTCACTATCTAGAATGACGGTTACGGATGCGTTTAATATCCTTTTAAGCAGTCAACAGGATGCAGCAACGCAATTCTTCAAGAAAAGTACAACAGCAGAACTGTCGTCCAAGTTTAGTCCAATCATCCAATCGGCAATGGGCAAAAACAATGTCTCCACCTATTGGAATCAGTTAACTTCAGCATACAACAAATTACCGTTGGGCAATAAGATTGAAACAGATTTAACCTCTTACGTTACACAACGCGCTATCAGTGGTCTTTTTGTAAAAGTAGCCGATCAAGAGTTGAAGATCCGTCAGAATCTTGGAGGATCTAGAAATACAAACATCCTAAATAAAGTATTTGGTTGGGCTGATCAACAAAAATAA
- the pepT gene encoding peptidase T — protein sequence MEINDIRDFQVAENFTRYVQIDTQSDVNSKTVPSTLKQKDLSRLLVEELLSLGISDAHLDEQGYVYATIPSNTEKKVPVICFCSHVDTSPDSSGTDVKPLIHKNYQGQNLVLPDDNKIIIRLSEHPDLKDQIGNDVITASGKTLLGADDKAGVAEIMDAARILMQNPAIKHGDIKILFTPDEEIGRGVDEVDIKKLGAEFGYTMDGERAGTLEDETFSADGVRIKIDGISIHPGYAKNKMVNALKIASNLIDSLPKDRLSPETTSGKEGFVHPVNMSGSVEEATIDFIIRDHDTSKLATHEAELESITKAVVSQYPGASYTFTINEQYRNMKEVLDNYPRVVDIAMIAIERAGMKAEKRSIRGGTDGSRLSFMGLPCPNIFAGGHAFHGKQEWVSVQDMQKAVLTILHIAALWEEVA from the coding sequence ATGGAAATTAATGATATTAGAGATTTTCAGGTTGCTGAAAATTTCACTAGATACGTTCAGATTGACACACAATCTGATGTAAACTCTAAGACTGTACCTTCTACTTTAAAACAAAAAGATCTAAGTCGTTTGTTAGTCGAAGAACTACTGTCTCTGGGCATATCAGACGCACATCTGGACGAACAAGGTTATGTATATGCTACAATTCCTTCAAATACAGAGAAGAAAGTCCCTGTCATTTGTTTTTGTTCGCACGTCGATACATCCCCTGACTCTTCGGGTACAGATGTTAAGCCTTTAATTCACAAGAATTACCAAGGTCAGAATTTAGTTCTTCCTGATGATAATAAAATCATTATCCGCTTATCCGAACACCCCGATCTAAAGGATCAAATCGGCAACGATGTGATTACGGCTAGCGGCAAGACTTTATTAGGCGCCGACGATAAAGCTGGTGTTGCAGAGATTATGGATGCTGCGCGCATTTTAATGCAAAACCCTGCGATTAAACATGGCGATATTAAAATTCTTTTCACTCCCGATGAAGAAATTGGGAGAGGTGTCGATGAAGTCGATATTAAGAAACTAGGGGCTGAATTCGGCTATACGATGGACGGTGAGCGTGCCGGAACGTTAGAGGATGAAACCTTTTCAGCAGACGGGGTTCGTATTAAAATTGACGGGATCTCTATTCATCCTGGTTATGCCAAAAATAAGATGGTTAATGCATTAAAAATTGCTTCAAATCTTATTGATAGTCTTCCAAAAGACCGATTGTCGCCAGAAACAACTTCTGGAAAAGAGGGTTTTGTTCATCCTGTGAACATGTCCGGTTCTGTTGAGGAAGCAACAATTGATTTTATCATTAGAGACCATGACACTAGCAAACTTGCTACTCACGAGGCGGAATTAGAAAGTATCACCAAGGCTGTCGTTAGTCAGTATCCGGGCGCAAGTTATACCTTCACAATAAACGAACAATACCGCAACATGAAGGAAGTGTTGGATAACTACCCGCGTGTTGTCGATATTGCGATGATTGCTATTGAGCGAGCAGGCATGAAGGCAGAAAAACGTAGTATTCGTGGCGGTACTGATGGATCTAGATTATCGTTCATGGGTTTGCCATGTCCGAATATCTTTGCCGGCGGACATGCTTTTCACGGAAAACAAGAGTGGGTTTCGGTACAAGATATGCAAAAAGCCGTCTTAACGATATTACATATTGCTGCACTTTGGGAAGAAGTCGCTTAA